One genomic window of Solanum dulcamara chromosome 12, daSolDulc1.2, whole genome shotgun sequence includes the following:
- the LOC129876352 gene encoding UDP-glycosyltransferase 73C6-like translates to MAAQNSQPHFVLVPLMSPGHLIPMVDFAKLLAQHGVIVSIISTPLNTIRFKSGIDTSIKSGLQIRVYELKFPAVQVGLPEGCENMDSLPSRDSIRDFFVASSMLQKPFEELFSDLKPGPCCIISGKNMAWTVDSALKFRVPRIFFDGMGCFSATCTQKLQSSKVHENMSKFESFVVPGLPHRIELTKAQLPENLNPGSPDLVDVRNKMVAAESISDGIIVNTFEELELEYVKEFKKIKSGKVWCIGPVSACNKSESEKAARGKNVPLEQNQCIKWLDLQEPNSVVYASLGSICGLTCPQLMELGLGLEASNRPFIWVMRGGEKSKELEKWIEEEKFEQRIQGRGFLIKGWSPQILVLSHPSVGAFLTHCGWNSTLEGCYSGLPIITCPLFAEQFTNEKLITQVLGTGVSVGVKAAVTWGMEEKSGLVMKRGDVKNAIEKIFDEGVEGEDRRRKAKAIAKMAKRALEEGGSSYINIEALIQDIMQQSLSSVEASS, encoded by the coding sequence ATGGCTGCTCAAAATTCTCAACCTCATTTTGTTCTTGTACCCTTAATGTCCCCTGGCCATCTCATCCCTATGGTGGACTTTGCTAAATTGTTAGCACAACATGGTGTAATTGTTTCTATAATTTCCACACCCCTTAACACTATCAGATTCAAATCAGGTATTGATACTTCTATCAAATCAGGCCTTCAGATCAGAGTATATGAACTCAAATTTCCAGCAGTACAAGTTGGCTTGCCTGAGGGATGTGAGAATATGGATTCCTTACCTTCGCGTGATTCGATCAGGGATTTCTTTGTTGCTTCTAGCATGTTACAAAAACCATTTGAAGAATTGTTCAGTGATCTTAAGCCTGGTCCTTGCTGTATAATATCTGGGAAAAACATGGCCTGGACTGTCGATAGTGCGCTTAAATTTAGAGTTCCTAGGATTTTCTTTGATGGTATGGGATGTTTTTCTGCTACATGCACACAGAAGTTGCAGAGTTCCAAAGTTCATGAAAATATGTCAAAGTTTGAGTCTTTTGTTGTACCAGGTTTACCTCATAGAATTGAGCTGACTAAAGCACAATTGCCTGAAAATTTGAATCCAGGCTCACCAGACTTAGTCGATGTTCGCAATAAGATGGTTGCTGCTGAATCCATCTCAGATGGTATTATTGTCAATACATTTGAGGAACTGGAACTTGAATATGTTAAAGAATTCAAGAAGATCAAAAGTGGGAAAGTCTGGTGCATTGGCCCTGTCTCAGCTTGCAACAAATCGGAATCCGAAAAGGCTGCAAGAGGCAAAAATGTGCCTTTAGAACAGAACCAATGCATCAAGTGGCTTGACTTGCAAGAACCAAACTCTGTGGTTTATGCAAGTCTTGGTAGCATATGTGGCCTAACATGTCCACAACTTATGGAACTTGGTTTAGGTTTAGAAGCATCAAATAGACCATTCATATGGGTAATGAGAGGAGGAGAGAAATCAAAAGAATTAGAGAAGtggattgaagaagaaaaatttgAACAGAGGATTCAAGGAAGAGGCTTTTTAATAAAAGGCTGGTCTCCTCAGATTCTTGTATTGTCTCATCCATCTGTAGGCGCTTTCTTAACGCACTGTGGATGGAATTCGACTTTAGAAGGGTGCTACTCCGGCTTACCTATAATTACTTGTCCATTGTTTGCTGAGCAGTTTACTAATGAGAAACTGATCACACAAGTGCTAGGCACTGGTGTCAGTGTGGGAGTCAAGGCTGCTGTTACATGGGGAATGGAAGAAAAATCAGGACTAGTTATGAAGCGCGGAGATGTAAAGAATGCCATTGAGAAGATCTTCGATGAGGGTGTAGAAGGAGAAGATCGACGTAGAAAGGCAAAAGCTATCGCGAAAATGGCGAAGAGGGCATTAGAGGAAGGTGGCTCATCTTACATAAACATAGAGGCTTTGATTCAAGATATTATGCAACAGAGTTTGAGCAGTGTTGAAGCAAGTTCTTGA
- the LOC129876411 gene encoding aquaporin TIP1-1-like has translation MPISRIAIGRTEEATHPDSLKAALAEFISTLIFVFAGSGSGVAFSKLTGGGANTPAGLIAAAIAHGFGLFVAVSVGANISGGHVNPAVTFGAFVGGNITLLRGLLYWIAQLLGSVVACLLLKFTTGGMEIGAFSLSDGVGVGNALVLEIVMTFGLVYTVYATAVDPKKGSLGTIAPIAIGFIVGANILAGGAFDGASMNPAVSFGPAVVSWSWNNHWIYWAGPLIGGGLAGLVYEFFFINQTHEPLPQ, from the exons ATGCCGATAAGCCGGATAGCAATCGGAAGGACGGAGGAAGCCACTCACCCCGACTCCTTAAAGGCGGCGTTGGCTGAGTTTATTTCCACCTTAATTTTTGTATTTGCGGGTTCAGGTTCAGGTGTTGCATTCAGCAAGTTGACCGGTGGGGGTGCTAACACCCCCGCCGGACTCATTGCTGCTGCCATTGCTCACGGTTTCGGTCTATTTGTAGCGGTCTCCGTAGGGGCTAACATTTCAGGAGGACATGTGAACCCTGCTGTCACATTTGGTGCTTTTGTTGGTGGTAATATAACACTTTTACGTGGACTTTTGTATTGGATTGCTCAATTGCTTGGCTCTGTTGTTGCTTGTTTGCTTCTCAAGTTTACCACCGGTGGCATG GAGATAGGTGCATTCTCTTTGTCCGATGGAGTTGGTGTAGGCAACGCATTGGTACTTGAAATTGTAATGACATTTGGCCTAGTCTACACGGTGTACGCTACCGCAGTGGATCCAAagaagggtagtttgggaacaATTGCACCAATTGCTATTGGTTTCATTGTTGGAGCCAATATCTTAGCTGGTGGGGCTTTTGATGGGGCCTCAATGAACCCAGCAGTTTCATTTGGCCCAGCAGTTGTGAGTTGGAGCTGGAACAACCACTGGATTTATTGGGCTGGGCCTCTTATTGGTGGTGGGCTTGCTGGGCTTGTCTATGAATTCTTCTTCATCAATCAGACCCATGAACCATTGCCCCAATAA
- the LOC129876392 gene encoding uncharacterized protein LOC129876392, whose amino-acid sequence MAVPRGRNGEEEAEEAFFEHEIEFEDPNSVPPHLLNLFDAAENGNLDALRHALDNLTGSIDQPLEDGDTALHLTCLYGHLSCVQLLLERGASLEAKDEDGALPLHDACAGGYMEIAQLLINSAPNPDCVKRMLESVDVEGDTPLHHASRGEHVNVIRLLLASGAYPSRTNIYGKTPSDLAAPDTEPQRILEEAASAFPSH is encoded by the exons ATGGCTGTACCAAGGGGTAGGAATGGAGAAGAGGAAGCAGAAGAAGCTTTCTTCGAACACGAAATTGAGTTTGAGGACCCCAATTCCGTCCCTCCTCACCTCCTCAACCTCTTTGACGCCGCCGAGAATGGAAACCTCGACGCCCTACGCCATGCCCTAG ATAATTTGACTGGCAGCATTGATCAACCTCTTGAAGATGGGGACACTGCTCTTCATCTAACATGTTTGTATGGCCATCTGTCTTGCGTGCAG CTATTGTTAGAGAGGGGAGCTTCTTTGGAGGCTAAGGATGAAGATGGAGCACTTCCATTGCACGATGCTTGTGCTGGAG GATACATGGAGATCGCCCAACTGCTGATCAACAGTGCCCCTAATCCTGATTGTGTGAAGAGGATGTTGGAGTCTGTTGATGTAGAAGGTGATACG CCTCTTCATCATGCTTCCAGAGGTGAACATGTAAATGTTATTAGATTATTGCTAGCTTCAGGCGCTTATCCTTCTAGGACCAATATATATGGAAAG ACCCCTAGTGACCTTGCTGCACCTGACACCGAACCCCAAAGAATCTTAGAAGAAGCTGCAAGTGCTTTTCCTAGCCACTAA